From Pseudomonas putida, one genomic window encodes:
- the gabT gene encoding 4-aminobutyrate--2-oxoglutarate transaminase, with product MSKTNESLMQRRVAAVPRGVGQIHPIFVESAKNSTVIDVEGRELIDFAGGIAVLNTGHLHPKVVAAVQEQLTKVSHTCFQVLAYEPYVELCEKINKLVPGDFDKKTLLVSTGSEAVENAVKIARAATGRAGVIAFTGGYHGRTMMTLGLTGKVVPYSAGMGLMPGGIFRALFPSELHGVSVDDAIASVERIFKNDAEPRDIAAIILEPVQGEGGFLPAPKELMKRLRALCDQHGILLIADEVQTGAGRTGTFFAMEQMGVAPDLTTFAKSIAGGFPLAGVCGKAEIMDAIAPGGLGGTYAGSPIACAAALAVIQVFEEEKLLDRSKAVGEHLTTGLRKIQEKHPIIGDVRGLGSMIAVEVFEKGTHTPNAAAVAQVVAKARDKGLILLSCGTYGNVLRILVPLTAEDELLDKGLAIIEECFAELA from the coding sequence ATGAGCAAGACCAACGAATCCTTGATGCAACGTCGTGTAGCCGCCGTCCCGCGTGGCGTAGGCCAGATCCACCCGATCTTCGTCGAAAGCGCGAAGAACTCGACCGTGATCGACGTTGAAGGCCGCGAACTGATCGACTTCGCTGGCGGCATCGCAGTCCTGAACACCGGCCATCTGCACCCTAAAGTGGTTGCCGCTGTTCAAGAGCAGCTGACCAAAGTCAGCCACACCTGCTTCCAGGTACTGGCTTACGAGCCTTACGTAGAGCTGTGCGAGAAGATCAACAAACTGGTCCCAGGTGACTTCGACAAGAAGACCCTGCTGGTTTCCACCGGCTCCGAAGCCGTTGAGAACGCCGTGAAAATCGCCCGTGCCGCCACTGGCCGTGCTGGCGTGATCGCCTTCACCGGCGGCTACCACGGCCGCACCATGATGACCTTGGGCCTGACCGGCAAGGTTGTACCGTACTCCGCTGGCATGGGCCTGATGCCGGGCGGCATCTTCCGCGCCCTGTTCCCGAGCGAACTGCACGGTGTCAGCGTTGACGACGCCATCGCTTCGGTCGAGCGCATCTTCAAGAACGACGCCGAGCCGCGCGACATCGCCGCGATCATCCTCGAGCCGGTACAGGGCGAAGGCGGCTTCCTGCCAGCGCCTAAAGAGCTGATGAAGCGCCTGCGGGCCCTGTGCGACCAGCACGGTATTCTGCTGATCGCCGACGAAGTACAGACTGGCGCTGGCCGTACCGGCACCTTCTTCGCCATGGAACAGATGGGCGTAGCGCCGGACCTGACCACCTTCGCCAAATCCATTGCTGGCGGCTTCCCGCTGGCCGGTGTTTGCGGCAAGGCCGAGATCATGGACGCCATCGCTCCGGGCGGCCTGGGCGGTACTTACGCCGGTTCGCCGATCGCCTGCGCCGCGGCTCTGGCCGTCATCCAGGTGTTCGAGGAAGAGAAGCTGCTGGACCGCAGCAAGGCAGTAGGTGAGCACCTGACCACCGGCCTGCGCAAGATCCAGGAAAAGCACCCGATCATTGGCGATGTCCGTGGTCTGGGTTCGATGATCGCTGTGGAAGTCTTCGAAAAAGGCACCCACACCCCGAACGCCGCCGCCGTTGCTCAAGTGGTTGCCAAAGCGCGCGACAAGGGCCTGATCCTGCTGTCCTGCGGCACCTACGGCAACGTCCTGCGTATCCTGGTTCCGCTGACCGCCGAAGATGAGCTGCTCGACAAGGGCCTGGCCATCATCGAAGAGTGCTTCGCTGAACTGGCCTGA
- a CDS encoding methionine ABC transporter permease: MWFDRLLEGLLDTLLMVGVSSFIALLVGVPMAVLLVTSDKGGIFEAHLLNRVLGAFVNLFRSIPFLILMVALIPFTRLLVGTTYGVWAAVVPLTIAATPFFARIAEVSLREVDHGLVEAAQAMGCRRWHIIWHVLLPEALPGIVGGFTITLVTLINSSAMAGAIGAGGLGDIAYRYGYQRFDSQIMLTVIAMLVALVAVIQVGGDSLAKGLNKR, encoded by the coding sequence ATGTGGTTTGACCGCTTGCTCGAAGGGTTGCTCGACACCCTGCTGATGGTCGGCGTGTCGTCTTTTATCGCCCTGCTGGTGGGCGTGCCGATGGCCGTGCTGCTGGTGACCAGTGATAAAGGCGGCATTTTCGAGGCGCACCTGCTGAACCGAGTGCTGGGCGCCTTCGTCAACCTGTTCCGTTCAATCCCGTTTCTGATCCTGATGGTCGCGCTGATCCCGTTCACCCGCCTGCTGGTCGGTACCACTTATGGTGTGTGGGCCGCCGTGGTGCCGCTGACCATCGCCGCCACGCCGTTTTTCGCGCGGATTGCCGAAGTCAGCCTTCGCGAAGTGGACCACGGCTTGGTGGAAGCGGCCCAGGCCATGGGGTGTCGACGTTGGCACATCATCTGGCATGTATTGCTGCCCGAGGCACTGCCAGGGATCGTCGGCGGTTTCACCATTACCTTGGTGACGCTGATCAACTCCTCCGCCATGGCTGGGGCGATCGGTGCAGGTGGGTTGGGGGATATTGCCTACCGGTATGGGTACCAACGCTTCGACAGCCAGATCATGCTGACGGTGATTGCCATGCTGGTGGCGCTGGTGGCGGTGATTCAAGTGGGTGGGGACAGTTTGGCGAAAGGGTTGAACAAGCGCTGA
- a CDS encoding GGDEF domain-containing protein — MAKNIHPTLPGNSAPEAAQTLLALLHAQGEVARLSEREQLFSSLLDSVNAVLWAFDWETRQVLYVSPAYERIFGRPTSLVLADFNEWRDSIYPDDLEYAERSLAQVLIKGAVEDREYRILNANGQVRWLSDKCYINQQHEGERVIIVGIAEDITEKKQLEGELHRLATTDVLTQSSNRRHFFECAGQAFDNAREDGTPLAFLLLDIDDFKQINDNYGHQEGDQVLQRIADSGKAVLRRGDLFGRIGGEEFAAVFPGCNAQVAEQIAERLQREIQRLSFSHGEQVYGVTVSQGLTGLTEEDDSLDSLFARADAAMYRAKRQGKNQIVRG; from the coding sequence ATGGCCAAGAACATCCATCCAACGTTGCCCGGCAATTCAGCTCCCGAGGCAGCCCAAACTCTGCTGGCCTTGCTGCATGCCCAAGGCGAAGTGGCTCGCCTGAGCGAACGTGAACAGCTCTTCAGCTCGTTGCTCGACAGCGTCAATGCGGTGCTCTGGGCGTTCGACTGGGAAACACGCCAGGTGCTCTACGTCAGCCCCGCCTACGAACGCATTTTCGGCCGGCCTACCAGCCTGGTGTTGGCCGACTTCAACGAGTGGCGCGATAGCATCTACCCCGATGACCTGGAGTACGCCGAGCGCAGCCTGGCCCAGGTGCTGATCAAAGGCGCGGTTGAAGACCGCGAATACCGCATCCTCAACGCAAACGGCCAAGTGCGCTGGCTGAGTGACAAGTGCTACATCAACCAGCAGCATGAAGGTGAGCGGGTGATCATCGTCGGCATTGCCGAGGACATCACCGAAAAGAAGCAGCTTGAAGGCGAACTGCATCGCCTGGCTACCACCGACGTGCTGACCCAAAGCAGCAACCGCCGGCACTTTTTCGAATGTGCAGGCCAAGCCTTCGACAACGCACGCGAAGACGGCACACCCCTGGCATTCCTGCTGCTGGATATCGACGATTTCAAGCAGATCAACGACAACTATGGCCATCAGGAGGGCGATCAGGTGCTGCAACGCATTGCCGACAGCGGCAAGGCGGTGCTGCGCCGCGGCGACCTGTTCGGGCGTATTGGTGGCGAGGAGTTTGCTGCGGTGTTCCCTGGCTGCAATGCGCAGGTCGCCGAGCAGATCGCCGAGCGCCTGCAGCGCGAGATTCAGCGGCTGAGCTTCAGCCATGGCGAGCAGGTGTATGGCGTGACGGTAAGCCAGGGGCTGACCGGGCTCACGGAAGAGGATGACTCACTGGACAGCCTCTTCGCCCGGGCTGATGCGGCGATGTACCGGGCCAAGCGGCAGGGAAAGAACCAGATCGTGCGGGGCTGA
- the dibA gene encoding phosphodiesterase DibA, whose product MSVSVRDALRMAALYLVLSILWLVLSEVVLRSMSEDPLALAVGRQINVVLWVLASAALIFFTRARLLNFIGVGARLRSEDRARLRMAAAVFDCTLEGVLVTDRQGLIVHVNRAFMRITGYQQEEVLGQRPSKFKSGRHGVPFYQQIYATLAEKGEWSGEIWNRRKSGEIYPQWQTIRAIHDDDGELTHYVAVFSDISAIKHTEQELAYLAHHDPLTGLPNRLLFNDRAEQALASAQANKRGCALLLLDLDHFQSINDGLGHTIGDQLLKLVGERLAEVVGNGVTLARLGGDEFGVLAENCQQVGQAGKLAQALIERMREPFEFDGHRLFISVSVGISLFPSDALSAEQLLRNADSALYKAKHNGRACYALYTEELTAHAQHRVETAGELRRALAQDELRVFYQPVFDLFTSKMVGVEALVRWQHPQRGLVPPSEFIPIAERTGLIADIDAWVMREACRQMVSWQADGRLLEFVAVNISSRLFGQRELYRQVAGVLHETGLDPSLLEVEVTESAVMEDPEVALEQLHRLRELGLNLAIDDFGTGYSSLLRLKRLPVQKLKIDQGFVAGLPMDDDDVAIVRVVIALARSMGMQVHAEGIEQAEQARFLLEQQCQLGQGYWFGRPVPAEGLRWH is encoded by the coding sequence ATGTCTGTTTCCGTTCGCGACGCCTTGCGCATGGCCGCGCTGTATCTGGTGCTCTCGATCCTCTGGCTGGTGCTGTCAGAGGTGGTTTTGCGCAGTATGTCTGAAGATCCTCTGGCCTTGGCCGTAGGGCGGCAGATCAATGTTGTCCTTTGGGTGCTGGCCAGCGCGGCGCTGATTTTCTTCACCCGGGCCCGTCTGCTCAATTTCATCGGTGTCGGCGCCCGTCTTCGCAGCGAGGACCGCGCCCGTCTGCGTATGGCCGCAGCCGTGTTCGACTGTACCCTGGAGGGCGTACTGGTCACCGACCGCCAGGGGCTGATCGTGCACGTCAACCGCGCGTTCATGCGGATCACCGGCTACCAGCAGGAAGAAGTACTCGGCCAGCGCCCGAGCAAGTTCAAGTCGGGCCGGCACGGCGTGCCGTTCTATCAGCAGATTTATGCCACCCTGGCAGAGAAGGGCGAGTGGAGCGGGGAGATATGGAACCGGCGCAAGAGTGGTGAAATCTACCCGCAATGGCAGACGATCCGTGCCATTCACGACGATGACGGCGAGCTGACCCATTATGTCGCGGTATTCAGCGACATCAGCGCAATCAAGCATACCGAGCAGGAATTGGCCTACCTGGCCCACCACGACCCCCTTACCGGCTTGCCCAACCGTTTGCTGTTCAACGACCGGGCCGAGCAGGCACTGGCTTCGGCACAGGCCAACAAGCGTGGATGTGCGTTGTTGCTGCTTGATCTGGACCACTTCCAGAGCATCAACGATGGGCTAGGCCACACCATCGGTGATCAGCTGCTCAAGCTGGTAGGCGAGCGTCTGGCCGAGGTGGTTGGCAATGGTGTGACCTTGGCGCGCCTGGGCGGTGACGAGTTCGGTGTGCTGGCGGAGAACTGCCAGCAGGTCGGCCAGGCCGGCAAACTGGCACAGGCCCTCATCGAACGCATGCGCGAACCGTTCGAGTTCGATGGGCATCGGCTGTTCATCAGCGTCAGCGTTGGTATCAGCCTGTTCCCCAGTGATGCGTTGAGCGCCGAACAGCTGCTGCGCAACGCCGACTCGGCGCTGTACAAGGCCAAGCACAATGGCCGCGCCTGTTACGCGCTGTACACCGAAGAGCTGACGGCGCACGCCCAGCACCGTGTGGAAACGGCAGGCGAACTGCGCCGCGCGCTGGCCCAAGACGAGCTGCGGGTGTTCTACCAGCCGGTGTTCGACCTGTTCACGTCGAAGATGGTTGGGGTGGAGGCGCTGGTGCGTTGGCAGCACCCGCAACGTGGCTTGGTGCCGCCAAGCGAATTCATTCCTATCGCCGAGCGCACTGGGCTGATTGCCGACATCGACGCCTGGGTGATGCGCGAGGCGTGCCGGCAGATGGTCAGTTGGCAGGCTGACGGGCGCCTGCTCGAGTTCGTTGCAGTCAACATTTCCAGCCGGCTGTTCGGCCAGCGTGAGCTTTACCGGCAAGTGGCCGGTGTGTTGCACGAGACCGGCCTGGATCCGTCGCTACTGGAGGTGGAGGTGACCGAGAGTGCCGTCATGGAAGACCCCGAAGTCGCGCTGGAGCAACTGCACCGGTTGCGTGAGCTGGGCTTGAACCTGGCAATCGACGACTTTGGCACCGGCTATTCGTCGTTGCTGCGGCTCAAGCGCCTGCCAGTGCAGAAGCTGAAGATCGACCAGGGCTTCGTCGCCGGCTTGCCGATGGATGACGATGACGTCGCCATCGTGCGGGTGGTCATCGCCCTGGCGCGGAGCATGGGCATGCAGGTGCACGCCGAAGGCATCGAGCAGGCGGAGCAAGCCAGGTTCCTGCTCGAGCAGCAGTGCCAGTTGGGGCAGGGCTACTGGTTCGGGCGGCCCGTGCCGGCTGAGGGTTTGCGCTGGCACTGA
- a CDS encoding LLM class flavin-dependent oxidoreductase, with protein sequence MARQILLNAFNMNCIGHINHGLWTHPRDTSNQYTSISYWTDLARLLERGLFDGLFIADIVGTYDIYGKSLDVTLKESIQLPVNDPLLLVSAMAAVTQNLGFGLTANLTYEAPYLFARRLSTLDHLSNGRVGWNIVTGYLDSAARAMGLEQQPQHDRRYDQADEYLQVLYKLLEGSWADDAVVEDRARRVYADPEKVRKIHHHGEFYKVEGYHLCEPSPQRTPVLFQAGSSPRGLAFAGNHAECVFISGQDKAATRAQVDKVRAAAQAAGRDPQGVKVFMGITVIVAPTEQQAQAKYAEYLRYASPEAGVAHFAASTGIDFAAYELDEPIGASTGNAIQSATRQLQENAWTRRRLLEQHALGGRYVTLVGAPEAVAEQLIAWVDETGLDGFNLTRTVTPESYEDFIDLVVPHLQQRGRYKTAYAEGTLREKLFQSDHPHLPADHPGATYRHTSTPATTGVAHHA encoded by the coding sequence ATGGCCAGGCAGATCCTGCTCAATGCCTTCAACATGAATTGCATCGGGCATATCAACCACGGCTTGTGGACGCATCCACGGGACACCTCGAACCAATACACGTCCATCAGCTACTGGACAGACCTGGCGCGCCTGCTGGAGCGTGGGCTGTTCGATGGCCTGTTCATCGCCGATATCGTCGGCACCTACGACATCTACGGCAAGTCGCTGGACGTGACACTGAAGGAATCGATCCAGTTACCGGTCAACGACCCGCTGCTGCTGGTTTCGGCCATGGCCGCCGTCACCCAAAATCTTGGCTTCGGCCTTACCGCCAACCTGACTTACGAGGCGCCATACCTTTTTGCGCGGCGCCTGTCCACGCTCGATCACCTGAGTAATGGCCGGGTTGGCTGGAATATTGTCACCGGTTACCTCGACAGCGCCGCCCGCGCCATGGGCCTGGAGCAGCAGCCGCAGCACGATCGCCGGTACGACCAGGCCGATGAGTATCTGCAAGTGCTGTACAAACTCCTCGAAGGCAGCTGGGCCGACGATGCGGTGGTCGAAGACCGCGCGCGACGGGTGTATGCCGACCCCGAAAAGGTACGCAAGATCCATCACCACGGCGAGTTCTATAAGGTCGAGGGCTACCACCTGTGCGAGCCCTCGCCACAGCGCACCCCGGTATTGTTCCAGGCGGGCAGTTCACCCCGCGGTCTGGCCTTCGCCGGTAACCATGCTGAATGCGTGTTCATCAGCGGCCAGGACAAGGCTGCCACCCGTGCCCAGGTCGACAAGGTACGCGCCGCAGCACAGGCTGCCGGCCGCGACCCCCAGGGGGTGAAGGTGTTCATGGGCATTACGGTGATCGTCGCGCCCACCGAGCAGCAGGCGCAGGCCAAGTACGCCGAATACCTGCGCTATGCCAGTCCGGAAGCGGGTGTGGCCCACTTCGCCGCCTCGACCGGTATCGACTTTGCCGCCTATGAGCTGGATGAGCCGATTGGCGCCAGCACGGGCAACGCTATTCAGTCGGCCACCCGTCAATTGCAGGAAAACGCCTGGACCCGCCGCCGCCTGCTGGAACAGCACGCCCTGGGCGGGCGCTACGTGACCTTGGTCGGTGCCCCAGAAGCTGTGGCCGAACAGCTGATCGCCTGGGTCGACGAAACGGGCCTGGACGGCTTCAACCTGACCCGCACCGTCACCCCGGAAAGCTATGAGGACTTCATCGACCTGGTGGTCCCGCACCTGCAACAGCGCGGCCGCTACAAAACCGCCTACGCCGAAGGCACCCTGCGCGAGAAGCTGTTCCAGAGCGATCACCCGCACCTGCCCGCCGACCATCCAGGCGCTACCTATCGCCACACCTCTACCCCTGCCACGACTGGAGTTGCGCACCATGCTTGA
- the desA gene encoding delta-9 fatty acid desaturase DesA, with amino-acid sequence MWYYGLLDLSAWQLVGVTLLMTHVTIISVTIYLHRYSAHRALELNGALKHFFRFWLWLTTAQNTREWTAVHRKHHAKCETPDDPHSPVHKGLGTVLRKGAELYREEALNPETLRIYGKNCPDDWIERNLYSRYKHGGIALLAVLDLLLFGTIGITIWAVQMMWIPFWAAGVVNGLGHAVGYRNFECRDAATNLVPWGIVIGGEELHNNHHTYPNSAKLSVKRWEFDMGWAWIRLLCLLRLAKVQRVAPIAHRVEGKANLDMDTTMAILNNRFQIMAQYRKLVIGPLVKQELAKVDASVRHRFRRAKRLLSREPSLLEERHHVRIESLLAQSQALKTIYEKRLALQQIWARTSANGHDMLAAMKDWVHEAEASGIHALHEFAAQLKTYSLRPHGA; translated from the coding sequence ATGTGGTATTACGGTCTGCTCGACTTGTCGGCCTGGCAACTGGTTGGCGTTACCCTGCTGATGACTCACGTGACCATCATCAGTGTCACCATCTACCTGCACCGCTACTCGGCCCACCGTGCCCTGGAGCTCAATGGCGCGCTCAAGCACTTCTTCCGCTTCTGGCTGTGGCTGACCACGGCGCAGAACACCCGCGAGTGGACAGCCGTTCACCGCAAGCACCACGCCAAGTGCGAAACCCCGGACGACCCGCACAGCCCGGTGCACAAAGGCCTGGGCACGGTGCTGCGCAAGGGCGCCGAACTCTACCGGGAAGAAGCGCTCAACCCCGAAACCCTGCGGATCTATGGCAAAAATTGCCCGGATGACTGGATCGAGCGCAACCTCTACTCACGCTACAAACATGGCGGTATCGCCCTGCTGGCAGTGCTCGACCTGCTGCTGTTCGGCACCATCGGCATCACCATCTGGGCGGTGCAGATGATGTGGATTCCGTTCTGGGCAGCGGGGGTGGTCAACGGCTTGGGCCATGCGGTGGGCTACCGCAACTTCGAGTGCCGTGACGCGGCGACCAACCTGGTGCCATGGGGCATCGTCATCGGTGGCGAAGAACTGCACAACAACCACCACACCTACCCCAACTCGGCCAAGCTGTCGGTCAAGCGCTGGGAGTTCGACATGGGCTGGGCCTGGATACGCCTGTTGTGCCTGCTGCGCCTGGCCAAAGTGCAACGAGTGGCCCCCATCGCCCACCGCGTCGAGGGCAAGGCCAACCTGGACATGGACACCACCATGGCCATCCTCAACAACCGCTTCCAGATCATGGCCCAATACCGCAAGCTGGTGATCGGCCCCCTGGTCAAGCAGGAACTGGCCAAGGTCGACGCCTCGGTACGCCATCGCTTCCGCCGGGCCAAACGCCTGCTATCGCGGGAGCCCAGCCTGCTCGAAGAGCGTCACCATGTGCGTATCGAGTCCCTGCTGGCGCAGAGCCAGGCACTCAAGACCATCTATGAAAAGCGTTTGGCCTTGCAGCAGATCTGGGCCCGTACCAGCGCCAACGGCCACGACATGCTCGCCGCCATGAAAGACTGGGTACACGAGGCGGAGGCCAGTGGCATTCATGCACTGCACGAATTTGCAGCGCAATTGAAAACCTACTCCCTGCGCCCGCACGGCGCCTGA
- a CDS encoding response regulator — protein sequence MSAADPTPPCVLIAEGDPWVRDMLREMLLSVRCDARLQVCADGSQALTALASKPDLIIAARELAGVDGLDLLRKVRAKGPGLPFILMSNRSDSASVREALPLHPTAYLSKPLNMDNLRKRLEELLLEVGEQIACPVPPLQPGASLPAFLEQRRATADGGPLFADVQVAIKRALNPQGLDLKVLEEEVRNDPQVTAVLIAAANSAALHRDAPVQTLLQALHKLGSTQSMNLILGLALKRSARLTDPLLAQQAAHFWNLSLHTAEYARSLARMLELDEELCYCAGLLHCLGDLAVLRCLQEWRLAGGELHDGLVQASLSDFGAAFGSALRTRWRLPLGLRELIAAIYQLGGWVYSREILAMNLAGQLARLPASQELERVAESKTARLLKVGLAQLSRLRKVENPEVKPPEQEPPVAEERGT from the coding sequence ATGAGCGCTGCAGACCCCACCCCACCTTGCGTACTGATTGCCGAAGGCGACCCTTGGGTGCGCGACATGCTGCGTGAGATGTTGCTCAGCGTGCGTTGTGATGCCCGGCTGCAGGTATGCGCCGATGGCTCCCAGGCGCTCACGGCATTGGCCAGCAAGCCTGACCTGATCATCGCCGCCCGTGAGCTTGCAGGTGTCGATGGCCTGGACCTGTTGCGCAAGGTGCGCGCCAAGGGGCCGGGGTTGCCGTTCATTCTCATGAGCAACCGCAGTGACAGTGCCAGCGTGCGTGAGGCGCTGCCGCTGCACCCCACGGCTTACCTGAGCAAGCCACTGAACATGGACAACCTGCGCAAGCGTCTGGAAGAGCTGCTGCTTGAAGTGGGTGAGCAAATTGCCTGCCCCGTGCCGCCGTTGCAGCCTGGGGCAAGCCTGCCGGCCTTCCTTGAGCAGCGCCGCGCCACCGCCGATGGCGGGCCGCTGTTCGCGGATGTGCAGGTGGCGATCAAGCGCGCGCTGAACCCTCAGGGGCTGGACCTCAAGGTGCTCGAAGAGGAGGTGCGCAACGACCCGCAGGTGACTGCCGTACTGATCGCTGCCGCCAACAGTGCTGCCCTGCACCGCGATGCACCGGTGCAGACCTTGCTACAAGCCCTGCACAAGCTTGGCAGCACGCAGAGCATGAACCTGATCCTGGGCCTGGCCCTCAAACGCAGCGCCCGCCTGACCGATCCACTGCTGGCGCAGCAGGCGGCGCATTTCTGGAACTTGTCGCTGCATACCGCCGAATACGCGCGTTCGCTGGCGCGCATGCTCGAACTCGACGAAGAGCTGTGTTACTGCGCCGGGCTGTTGCACTGCCTGGGTGACCTTGCGGTGCTGCGCTGCCTGCAGGAATGGCGGCTGGCCGGTGGGGAACTGCACGATGGCCTGGTGCAGGCGTCACTGAGCGACTTCGGCGCAGCGTTCGGCTCGGCACTGCGAACCCGCTGGCGCTTGCCGCTGGGCCTGCGCGAGCTGATCGCGGCAATCTATCAGTTGGGTGGTTGGGTTTATTCTCGGGAGATCCTGGCCATGAACCTCGCCGGGCAACTGGCGCGACTGCCGGCGAGCCAAGAGTTGGAGAGGGTTGCCGAGAGCAAGACCGCGCGCTTGCTCAAGGTTGGGTTGGCGCAGTTGAGCCGGTTGCGCAAGGTGGAGAATCCAGAGGTAAAACCGCCGGAGCAAGAGCCGCCTGTGGCTGAGGAGAGGGGTACGTAA
- a CDS encoding methionine ABC transporter ATP-binding protein translates to MSQASALRAPSLQPAPPPAREQPLRQEVNDAHVRFIGLGKTYPGQQQPALQGIDLNIRRGEIFGIIGRSGAGKSSLLRTINRLEQPSQGRVLIDQVDIAAFDEDRLVALRRRIGMIFQHFNLMSAKTVWQNVELPLKVAGVAKTERQHKVRALLELVGLQEKHHMYPAQLSGGQKQRVGIARALVHDPEILLCDEATSALDPETTASILELLRDINQRLGLTVVLITHEMAVIRDICQRVVVLERGEIIEQGEVWRVFGTPRHEVTRTLLAPLQAKLPAALQASLQASPASRNAAVVLKLTVLGEPALSDLFSDLGGRVRLLQGGIETIGEHALGQLILSVHGSPHDTHHLLEHARRWAEDVEVLGHVV, encoded by the coding sequence ATGAGTCAGGCCAGCGCCCTCAGGGCGCCCTCCCTTCAACCCGCGCCGCCACCTGCGCGGGAGCAGCCTTTGCGCCAGGAAGTCAATGACGCGCATGTACGCTTCATCGGCCTTGGCAAGACCTATCCGGGCCAGCAGCAGCCGGCGTTGCAGGGCATCGACCTGAATATTCGCCGTGGCGAGATCTTCGGCATCATCGGCCGCAGCGGCGCAGGTAAATCGTCACTGTTGCGCACCATCAACCGGCTGGAACAGCCCAGCCAAGGCCGCGTACTGATCGATCAGGTCGACATCGCTGCGTTCGACGAAGACCGCCTGGTAGCGCTGCGCCGCCGGATCGGCATGATCTTTCAGCATTTCAATCTGATGTCGGCCAAAACCGTATGGCAGAACGTCGAGCTGCCGCTGAAGGTGGCTGGCGTGGCCAAGACCGAACGCCAGCACAAGGTCCGTGCGCTGCTCGAACTGGTGGGCCTGCAGGAAAAACATCACATGTATCCGGCACAGCTGTCGGGTGGGCAAAAGCAGCGTGTGGGCATCGCCCGGGCTTTGGTACATGACCCCGAAATCCTCTTGTGCGACGAGGCCACGTCGGCGCTGGACCCAGAGACCACGGCATCTATCCTCGAGCTGCTGCGCGACATCAACCAGCGCCTGGGCCTCACAGTGGTGCTGATTACCCACGAAATGGCCGTCATCCGCGATATCTGCCAGCGCGTGGTGGTGCTCGAACGCGGTGAAATTATCGAACAGGGTGAAGTCTGGCGAGTATTTGGCACACCCCGCCATGAAGTCACCCGCACCTTGCTCGCGCCCTTGCAGGCCAAGCTGCCTGCAGCTTTGCAGGCGAGCCTGCAAGCCAGCCCGGCAAGTCGCAACGCCGCCGTCGTGCTCAAGCTCACGGTGCTTGGCGAGCCGGCGCTGTCCGACTTGTTCAGCGACCTGGGTGGGCGTGTGCGCCTGCTGCAGGGTGGGATCGAAACAATCGGCGAGCATGCCCTTGGGCAACTGATCCTGTCGGTACACGGCTCCCCGCACGACACCCACCACTTGCTCGAACATGCCCGCCGCTGGGCCGAAGATGTGGAGGTATTGGGCCATGTGGTTTGA
- a CDS encoding MetQ/NlpA family ABC transporter substrate-binding protein has protein sequence MLEKLFRPVAAIALSFSLSAGACAAEPLKIGTTSAFAIPLEAAVEEAHKQGLEVKLIEFSDWIAPNVSLNSGDIDVNYFQHIPFLENAKAAAGFNLVPFAPGIINNVGLYSKHYKSFAELPEGASVAIANDPINSGRGLQLLAKAGLITLKPGVGYKATEDDIVANPKKLKILQVEAVQLVRAYDDADLVQGYPAYIRLANTFDATSALLFDGLENKEYVIQFVIRPQSKDDPRLAKFVDIYQHSPAVRAALNKAHGNLYQAGWEG, from the coding sequence ATGCTTGAGAAACTGTTCCGGCCCGTCGCGGCCATTGCCCTGTCCTTCAGCCTGAGCGCAGGTGCCTGCGCTGCCGAACCGCTGAAGATCGGCACCACGTCTGCCTTCGCCATACCGCTGGAGGCGGCAGTGGAAGAAGCGCACAAGCAAGGCCTGGAGGTGAAGCTGATCGAATTCAGCGACTGGATTGCGCCCAATGTCAGCCTGAACAGCGGCGACATCGACGTGAACTACTTCCAGCACATCCCCTTCCTGGAAAACGCCAAGGCCGCAGCCGGTTTCAACCTGGTGCCCTTCGCTCCCGGCATCATCAACAACGTCGGGCTCTATTCAAAGCACTACAAAAGCTTTGCTGAGCTGCCCGAAGGTGCCAGCGTCGCCATCGCCAATGACCCGATCAACAGTGGCCGAGGGCTGCAGTTGCTCGCCAAGGCCGGGCTGATCACGCTCAAACCGGGTGTGGGCTACAAAGCGACCGAGGACGACATCGTCGCCAACCCCAAGAAGCTGAAAATCCTGCAAGTCGAAGCCGTACAACTGGTACGCGCCTACGACGACGCCGACCTGGTGCAGGGCTACCCGGCCTACATTCGCCTGGCCAACACCTTCGATGCCACCTCGGCGCTGCTGTTCGACGGCCTGGAGAACAAGGAGTACGTGATTCAGTTCGTCATACGCCCACAGAGCAAGGACGATCCGCGCCTGGCCAAGTTCGTCGACATCTACCAGCATTCACCTGCCGTGCGTGCAGCACTGAACAAAGCCCACGGCAACCTCTACCAAGCCGGCTGGGAAGGCTGA